In a single window of the Luteibacter rhizovicinus DSM 16549 genome:
- a CDS encoding GH36-type glycosyl hydrolase domain-containing protein gives MEAHGLVLARRHDVATRPSADWLLPRLADNERVILEACRALMAAGRRGAGTTPAGEWLLDNLYLIEEHIRIANKDFPKGYSRELVQLEDGPSRGLPRVYDIALEVISHGDGRIDAAGLARFLQAYQSIVPLKLGELWAIPIMLRLALIENLRRIAARVMLDKSRRRRATRWADAMTRMAADDPKNVVLVVADMARSSPVMSAPFVAELVRRLQGQGPALAMPLGWIEQRLAESGRSIDYLVQMESQQQAAQQVSVGNSIGSLRALVTVDWRDFVEHASLVEACLREDPAGIYAAMDFASRDRYRHAVERLARAGQLGEVATARAALAASCPEPGEPRDGAITHIGYHLVGPGLPALERRLRTRRSFSSRCRRVFDRAPFAFSFTAFLLVLAGLTTGLAESATLAPASGWARAALAFGAMIVASQLTLSLLNLVAVLVTRPDHLPRMDYAKGIPAEARTMVAVPTLLGSTDDVDDVAEALEVRFLANRDEALHFALLTDFMDADAASMPGDDAIVSRARERIDALNAKYPSPAIDRFYLFHRPREWSETERRWIGTDRKRGKLAALNGLLRGEGAERFALIVGRIGSLPPVRYVITLDTDTQLPRDTAHLLVAAMDHPLNRPVFDEARGLVVAGYGIMQPRVGIGLPAQARSDYARLYGADAGIDPYTRAVSDVYQDLFHEGSFIGKGIYDVDAFEHALAGRLRDERVLSHDLIEGCFARTALLTDVLVFEENPERYVDDSIRRHRWMRGDWQLLPWLLPTVPTRDGWRRNDLSPLSRWKIFDNLRRSVVAPAALALLAAGWLWVDPVLTWTLAVLSMAFVPVLLQALMEAARKPRDIGWRQHAQASLVATVQHAIRLVFSMAWLPHEAWVSIDAITRSLWRIVVSHRHLLQWRSSSEVERSGRGKHAVPWRALWAGPAVAIVLCVLLAIDRPMVLAIAMPVLFLWFVSPVFAWWVSRPDISHVFVPSTADRSFLRQLARRTWAFFETHVGPDDHWLAPDNVQMTPELRVARRTSPTNMGLGLLASVAAYDFGYLGLGGVITRTAATLATMHSLERYRGHFYNWYDTETLAPLRPLYVSSVDSGNLAGHLLTLQRGLLAMPAEPVFRAATIEGLRDTLGVLIEHVGSGERAGLTAWSSELLASMDSPPRSMDAVLAFATRQADRLHAVAPALTHEASDDTAFWLALLTAQCEDLMSEATQWQGGEGQVDGIPTLLQIGGATAIARIEALGRLAALAGELAVMDHAFLYDDNRHLMSIGYDIERRTLDASFYDLLASEARLTTFVAIAQGQIPQESWFSLGRLLTTTGGSPVLLSWTGSMFEYLMPMLVMPTYEGSLLDQTCRAAVARQIEYGKQRGLPWGVSESGYNAVDAHLTYQYRAFGVPGLGLKRGLGDDLVVAPYATVLALMVAPAAATSNLRRLAEAGLAGRFGLYEAVDYTPSRLPPGQDAVVVQSFMAHHQGMSLLSIDHLLLGQPMQRRFESDPHVMATTLLLQERIPRSATEYLHTAGLGDDATAPSTPEARLRLFTDPDRPRPAVQLLSNGRYHVMVSSAGGGYSRRDAMAVTRWREDITRDNHGMFCYLRDPESGDVWSTAYQPVARRTELFEAIFSESRAEFRVRQRGFETHTEIVVSPEDDIELRRTRVTNRGRTRRTIELTSYAEVVLTDPNGDMAHPAFSKLFVTTEIVASMQALLCARRPRSADEQPPWMCHLVAVHDVDVDAISYETDRSRFLGRGRSTAQPEALDAGVERLSDTAGAVLDPIVAIRVRITLDPEQTATLDFVTGVADTRDGCMRLIEKYRDRHLSDRVFDLAWTHSQVSLRQANNTLADAQLYEHMATSVVYPNLALRAEPSLIAANTRGQSGLWGQAVSGDLPIVLLRIGDIARLDVARDLVRAAAYWRLRGLAVDLVIWNEDSTGYRQVLHDALTGLLASGTESNLLDRPGGVFIRAAQPLSYEDRLVMEASARIVVVDSLGSLAEQMERHRLESRPAAAEPAAWPRLPRPAMAAARPPTGAFSADGSEYVIVLEPGAETPAPWCNVLANPSFGSVISESGGAYTWAENAHGCRLTPWQNDPVEDASGEALYVRDEATGRTWSPTPLPMRGSGTYTTRHGFGYSSFEHDEDSVHSRLEAFVALDAPVKFQVVTLTNRGSEARRLSLTAYVEWLLGDVREKSAMHVVTEVDPSTGALFARNAYNSDFPGRVAFFDVNDRERSVGGDRTEFLGRNGRMDSPLAMRRHAWSNRVGAGLDPCGALRVVFQLEPGESREVVIRLGMGGNEGEARNLVQRFRQDGAAAKVLDAVRSHWRDVLGVVQARTPEPAMDTMANGWLLYQTIASRLWARSGYYQSGGAVGFRDQLQDSMATQHAAPAMARAQLLLCAAHQFVEGDVLHWWHPPIERGVRTGCSDDYLWLPLATSRYVHASMDSAVLDESIEYLEGRPLRPGEESYYDLPRPSGIRASLYDHCVRAIEHSMPRGRYGLPLMGSGDWNDGMNKVGEEGRGESVWLGFFLVHVLREFSVTARARGDVAFAERCMAEVAKLSLALEAHAWDGSWYRRAWFDDGTPLGSSSNDECRIDAIAQSWSVLSDVAGDERRTQAMASLDAHLVQEDAGLIRLLDPPFDRSSMDPGYIKGYVPGVRENGGQYTHAAVWAAMAFAHMGKHDRAWELARMINPGSHTGDAEAIQRYKIEPYVLAADVYSVPPHVGRGGWSWYTGSAGWMYRLLIEALLGLSLEEGRLRIRPCVPASWAGYSLRYRFGGSTYAIDLRPARDGELPGLLLDGVSVDGDSLPLRDEGKEYIVHAVYPRG, from the coding sequence ATGGAAGCGCACGGGCTGGTGCTCGCGAGGCGCCACGACGTGGCCACGCGGCCCTCGGCGGACTGGCTGCTGCCCAGGCTGGCCGACAACGAACGGGTCATCCTCGAGGCTTGCCGTGCGCTGATGGCGGCCGGCCGGCGAGGCGCCGGCACGACGCCGGCCGGGGAGTGGTTGCTCGATAACCTCTACCTGATCGAAGAACACATCCGTATCGCCAACAAGGACTTCCCCAAGGGCTACAGCCGCGAGTTGGTGCAACTGGAAGACGGGCCGTCGCGTGGCCTTCCACGCGTGTACGACATCGCCCTCGAAGTGATCTCGCACGGCGACGGTCGCATCGATGCCGCCGGACTGGCGAGATTCCTCCAGGCCTATCAGTCCATCGTGCCGTTGAAACTGGGCGAGCTGTGGGCGATACCGATCATGCTGCGTCTCGCACTGATCGAGAACCTCCGGCGCATCGCCGCGCGCGTGATGCTCGACAAGTCCAGGCGTCGTCGCGCAACGCGCTGGGCCGACGCGATGACGCGAATGGCAGCGGACGATCCGAAGAACGTGGTGCTGGTCGTCGCCGACATGGCGCGCTCCTCACCGGTGATGAGCGCACCTTTCGTCGCCGAACTGGTGCGGCGTCTACAGGGGCAGGGTCCTGCGCTCGCCATGCCGCTGGGCTGGATCGAGCAGCGTCTTGCCGAATCCGGCCGAAGCATCGACTACCTCGTGCAGATGGAGTCGCAGCAGCAGGCCGCTCAACAGGTGTCCGTCGGTAACAGCATCGGCAGCCTGCGCGCGCTGGTCACCGTCGACTGGCGCGACTTCGTCGAACACGCCAGCCTGGTCGAAGCCTGCCTGCGTGAGGATCCGGCGGGGATTTATGCGGCGATGGACTTCGCCAGCCGCGATCGCTACCGGCATGCCGTCGAGCGTCTCGCGCGCGCCGGGCAACTGGGCGAAGTGGCTACCGCACGCGCCGCCCTTGCCGCGAGCTGCCCGGAGCCTGGGGAACCCAGGGACGGCGCGATCACGCACATCGGCTATCACCTGGTCGGCCCGGGCCTGCCTGCGCTCGAGCGCCGCTTACGCACACGGCGATCGTTCTCCTCCCGTTGTCGTCGTGTGTTCGACCGGGCGCCTTTCGCCTTTTCTTTCACCGCGTTCCTCCTGGTACTGGCCGGCCTGACCACTGGCCTGGCCGAAAGCGCGACGCTCGCCCCTGCCTCGGGCTGGGCCCGGGCAGCGCTGGCCTTCGGTGCCATGATCGTGGCCAGCCAGTTGACCCTGAGCCTGCTCAACCTGGTCGCGGTGCTGGTCACCCGGCCGGATCACCTGCCGCGCATGGATTACGCCAAGGGCATCCCGGCCGAGGCGCGGACCATGGTGGCGGTGCCGACCCTGCTCGGCAGTACCGACGATGTGGACGACGTGGCCGAAGCGCTCGAAGTGCGCTTTCTCGCCAATCGCGACGAGGCGCTGCACTTCGCACTGCTGACCGACTTCATGGACGCGGATGCGGCTTCCATGCCGGGTGACGACGCCATCGTCTCGCGTGCGCGGGAACGTATCGATGCGCTCAACGCGAAATATCCCTCGCCGGCCATCGATCGCTTTTACCTGTTCCATCGTCCGCGCGAGTGGAGCGAGACCGAACGGCGCTGGATCGGTACGGATCGCAAGCGCGGTAAGCTTGCCGCGCTGAACGGCTTGCTTCGGGGCGAGGGCGCGGAACGCTTTGCGCTGATCGTCGGCCGCATCGGTAGCCTGCCACCCGTGCGCTACGTCATCACGCTGGACACCGATACGCAGTTGCCGCGCGACACGGCGCACCTGTTGGTCGCCGCGATGGATCATCCGTTGAACCGTCCGGTGTTCGACGAGGCGCGAGGCCTGGTGGTGGCCGGCTACGGCATCATGCAGCCACGCGTCGGCATCGGCCTGCCTGCGCAGGCGCGTTCGGATTATGCGCGTCTCTACGGTGCCGATGCGGGCATCGATCCGTATACCCGCGCCGTGTCCGATGTGTACCAGGATCTCTTCCACGAAGGGTCGTTCATCGGCAAGGGTATCTATGACGTCGATGCCTTCGAACATGCGCTGGCCGGTCGCCTGCGCGACGAACGCGTGCTCAGCCATGACCTGATCGAAGGCTGCTTTGCACGGACCGCGCTGCTCACCGATGTGCTCGTGTTCGAGGAGAACCCCGAACGCTATGTGGACGACAGCATCCGGCGGCATCGCTGGATGCGCGGCGACTGGCAGCTTCTGCCCTGGCTCCTGCCCACGGTGCCGACGCGCGACGGCTGGCGGCGCAACGACCTCAGCCCGTTGTCGCGCTGGAAGATCTTCGACAACCTGCGCCGCAGTGTCGTCGCCCCCGCCGCGCTCGCCTTGCTGGCGGCCGGCTGGTTGTGGGTCGATCCGGTACTGACCTGGACGCTCGCCGTGTTGTCGATGGCCTTCGTGCCGGTGTTGCTGCAAGCCCTCATGGAAGCCGCACGCAAGCCGCGTGACATCGGTTGGCGACAACATGCCCAGGCCTCGCTCGTCGCGACGGTGCAGCACGCGATACGGTTGGTGTTCTCCATGGCCTGGCTGCCCCACGAAGCCTGGGTGAGTATCGACGCCATCACCCGTTCGTTGTGGCGCATCGTGGTCAGTCACCGACATCTGCTGCAGTGGCGCTCGTCCAGCGAAGTGGAGCGCAGTGGACGGGGCAAGCACGCCGTACCCTGGCGTGCGCTCTGGGCCGGGCCCGCCGTCGCGATCGTTCTGTGCGTGCTGCTTGCGATCGACCGGCCGATGGTGCTCGCCATCGCCATGCCGGTGCTCTTCCTGTGGTTCGTCTCGCCTGTCTTCGCCTGGTGGGTGAGCCGTCCCGATATCAGTCACGTGTTCGTGCCCAGTACCGCCGACCGAAGCTTTCTCCGCCAGCTGGCACGTCGCACCTGGGCGTTCTTCGAGACCCATGTCGGTCCGGACGACCACTGGTTGGCGCCGGACAACGTACAGATGACCCCCGAGCTTCGTGTCGCACGGCGCACGTCGCCGACGAACATGGGCCTGGGTCTGCTGGCCAGCGTAGCGGCCTACGACTTCGGCTACCTCGGCCTTGGCGGCGTCATCACGCGCACCGCCGCCACGCTGGCGACGATGCATTCGCTCGAGCGCTACCGCGGTCATTTCTACAACTGGTACGACACCGAAACGCTCGCACCATTGCGTCCGCTCTACGTATCCAGCGTGGACAGCGGCAACCTCGCCGGCCATCTGCTGACGCTGCAGCGCGGTTTGCTGGCGATGCCGGCCGAACCGGTGTTCCGCGCGGCGACGATCGAAGGCCTGCGCGATACGCTCGGCGTCCTCATCGAGCACGTCGGCAGCGGTGAGCGTGCAGGCCTGACGGCGTGGTCCAGCGAACTGCTTGCCTCGATGGATTCGCCACCCCGTTCCATGGATGCCGTGCTCGCCTTCGCCACCCGCCAGGCCGATCGCCTGCACGCGGTGGCGCCGGCACTCACGCACGAGGCGTCCGACGACACGGCGTTCTGGCTCGCACTGCTCACGGCGCAGTGCGAGGACCTGATGTCGGAGGCGACGCAGTGGCAGGGCGGGGAAGGGCAGGTGGACGGCATTCCCACCCTGCTGCAGATCGGCGGCGCCACGGCCATCGCCCGTATCGAGGCGCTCGGCCGTCTCGCCGCGCTGGCCGGCGAGCTGGCCGTGATGGATCACGCGTTCCTGTATGACGACAACCGGCATCTGATGTCGATCGGCTACGACATCGAGCGTCGCACGCTCGATGCCTCGTTCTACGATCTGCTTGCTTCCGAAGCGCGCCTCACCACCTTCGTCGCCATCGCCCAGGGCCAGATTCCCCAGGAAAGCTGGTTCTCCCTCGGTCGCCTGCTGACCACGACGGGGGGATCGCCCGTGTTGCTGTCGTGGACGGGCTCGATGTTCGAGTACCTGATGCCCATGCTGGTGATGCCGACCTACGAGGGCAGCCTGCTCGACCAGACCTGCCGTGCCGCCGTCGCCAGGCAGATCGAATACGGCAAGCAGCGCGGCTTGCCGTGGGGTGTGTCGGAGTCCGGTTACAACGCCGTCGATGCGCACCTGACGTACCAATACCGTGCCTTCGGCGTGCCCGGGCTTGGTCTCAAGCGCGGCCTCGGCGACGATCTTGTCGTCGCGCCGTATGCGACCGTGCTCGCGTTGATGGTCGCGCCTGCTGCCGCCACCAGTAACCTGCGCCGACTCGCGGAAGCCGGATTGGCCGGTCGCTTCGGTCTGTACGAAGCGGTCGACTACACACCATCGCGCCTGCCGCCGGGACAGGATGCCGTGGTGGTGCAGTCGTTCATGGCCCATCACCAGGGTATGTCGCTGTTGTCGATCGACCACCTGCTACTCGGCCAGCCGATGCAACGGCGGTTCGAGTCGGATCCACACGTCATGGCCACGACGCTGCTGTTGCAGGAGCGCATTCCGCGTAGTGCGACGGAGTATCTGCATACTGCCGGTCTGGGTGACGACGCGACCGCACCGTCGACACCGGAGGCGCGCCTGCGCCTGTTCACCGACCCGGATCGCCCGCGTCCCGCCGTCCAGCTGCTCTCCAATGGTCGCTATCACGTCATGGTGAGCAGTGCCGGTGGCGGCTACAGTCGCCGCGATGCGATGGCGGTGACCCGCTGGCGCGAAGACATCACGCGCGATAACCACGGCATGTTCTGCTACCTGCGCGATCCGGAGTCGGGCGATGTGTGGAGCACGGCCTACCAGCCTGTCGCGCGCCGGACGGAGCTGTTCGAAGCGATCTTCTCCGAATCCCGGGCGGAGTTTCGTGTGCGCCAACGTGGCTTTGAGACCCACACCGAAATCGTGGTGTCACCCGAGGACGATATCGAACTGCGCCGCACCCGTGTCACCAATCGCGGGCGCACGCGACGGACCATCGAGCTGACCAGTTACGCGGAGGTGGTGCTGACCGATCCGAACGGCGACATGGCGCACCCCGCTTTCAGCAAACTCTTTGTCACGACGGAGATCGTGGCTTCGATGCAGGCGCTCCTGTGTGCCCGCCGTCCACGTTCCGCCGACGAGCAACCGCCGTGGATGTGCCACCTGGTCGCCGTCCACGATGTCGACGTGGACGCGATTTCCTATGAAACCGACCGCTCCCGTTTTCTCGGGCGCGGACGCAGTACGGCCCAACCGGAGGCGCTCGATGCCGGCGTCGAGCGGTTGTCGGATACGGCAGGCGCGGTGCTCGATCCCATCGTGGCGATCCGGGTGCGCATCACGCTGGATCCGGAGCAGACGGCGACGCTGGACTTCGTTACCGGCGTGGCGGACACCCGCGATGGCTGTATGCGCCTTATCGAAAAGTATCGGGATCGTCACCTGTCCGACCGTGTGTTCGATCTGGCATGGACGCATAGCCAGGTGTCCCTGCGCCAGGCCAACAACACGCTGGCGGACGCCCAGCTCTACGAGCACATGGCCACCTCGGTGGTCTATCCGAACCTCGCCCTTCGTGCCGAACCCTCGCTCATCGCGGCGAACACGCGTGGTCAATCGGGACTTTGGGGGCAGGCCGTCTCCGGCGACCTGCCGATCGTGTTGCTGCGCATCGGCGATATCGCGCGTCTCGACGTCGCGCGCGATCTGGTTCGCGCGGCCGCTTACTGGCGGTTGCGCGGCCTCGCCGTGGACCTGGTCATCTGGAACGAGGACAGCACCGGTTACCGGCAGGTGCTGCACGATGCGCTCACCGGCTTGCTGGCGTCCGGGACAGAGTCGAACCTGCTCGACCGTCCGGGTGGCGTCTTCATCCGCGCTGCGCAACCGCTGTCCTACGAGGACCGCCTGGTGATGGAGGCCAGCGCGCGCATCGTGGTGGTCGATAGCCTGGGCTCGCTGGCCGAGCAGATGGAGCGTCATCGCCTGGAGTCGCGTCCGGCTGCGGCGGAACCGGCGGCGTGGCCGCGCCTGCCGCGCCCTGCGATGGCCGCCGCGAGACCACCGACCGGGGCCTTCTCGGCCGACGGCAGCGAGTACGTCATCGTGCTTGAACCGGGCGCCGAGACGCCCGCACCCTGGTGCAATGTGCTGGCCAATCCGTCCTTCGGTAGCGTGATTTCGGAAAGCGGTGGCGCCTATACCTGGGCCGAGAACGCGCACGGTTGTCGGCTCACTCCGTGGCAGAACGACCCGGTCGAGGACGCCAGCGGCGAAGCCCTCTACGTGCGCGACGAAGCCACGGGTCGCACCTGGTCGCCAACGCCACTGCCCATGCGCGGTAGCGGTACGTATACGACGCGGCATGGCTTCGGCTACAGCAGTTTCGAGCACGACGAGGACAGCGTGCACTCGCGGCTGGAAGCCTTCGTCGCGCTGGATGCGCCGGTGAAGTTCCAGGTCGTCACCCTGACCAACAGGGGCAGCGAGGCGCGTCGCCTCTCGCTGACGGCTTACGTGGAGTGGCTGCTGGGCGACGTCCGCGAGAAGAGCGCCATGCACGTGGTCACCGAGGTCGATCCGAGCACCGGTGCGTTGTTCGCCCGCAATGCCTACAACAGCGACTTCCCGGGTCGCGTCGCCTTCTTCGACGTGAACGATCGGGAACGTTCGGTCGGCGGCGATCGCACCGAGTTCCTCGGCCGAAACGGCAGGATGGATTCACCGCTGGCGATGCGTCGCCACGCCTGGAGCAACCGCGTCGGCGCCGGCCTGGATCCCTGCGGCGCGTTGCGTGTCGTCTTCCAGCTCGAACCGGGCGAATCGCGCGAGGTGGTCATCCGCCTGGGCATGGGTGGCAACGAAGGCGAGGCGCGCAACCTGGTGCAGCGCTTCCGCCAGGACGGCGCAGCGGCCAAGGTGCTGGATGCGGTCCGCTCGCACTGGCGCGATGTTCTCGGTGTGGTGCAGGCGAGGACGCCGGAGCCGGCGATGGACACCATGGCGAACGGCTGGCTCCTGTACCAGACGATCGCCAGTCGCCTGTGGGCGCGTAGCGGCTACTACCAGTCCGGCGGTGCCGTCGGTTTCCGCGACCAGTTGCAGGATTCCATGGCCACGCAACATGCGGCGCCGGCCATGGCACGGGCACAGCTGTTGCTCTGCGCGGCGCATCAGTTCGTCGAAGGCGATGTACTGCACTGGTGGCACCCGCCCATCGAGCGCGGCGTGCGTACAGGCTGCTCGGACGACTACCTGTGGCTACCGCTTGCTACTAGCCGCTACGTGCATGCGAGCATGGATAGCGCGGTGCTGGACGAATCGATCGAGTATCTCGAAGGCCGTCCCCTGCGCCCCGGGGAAGAGTCGTACTACGATCTGCCACGCCCTTCGGGCATCCGTGCCAGCCTCTACGACCACTGCGTCCGTGCCATCGAACATTCCATGCCGCGTGGTCGCTACGGCTTGCCGCTCATGGGCAGCGGCGACTGGAACGATGGCATGAACAAGGTGGGCGAGGAGGGCCGTGGCGAGAGCGTATGGCTCGGCTTCTTCCTCGTCCATGTGCTGCGCGAGTTCTCGGTGACGGCGCGTGCGCGTGGCGACGTCGCGTTCGCCGAGCGCTGCATGGCGGAAGTGGCCAAGCTCTCCCTCGCGCTGGAAGCCCACGCCTGGGATGGCAGCTGGTACCGACGCGCCTGGTTCGACGACGGTACGCCACTGGGTTCATCGAGCAACGACGAATGCCGGATCGACGCGATCGCGCAGAGCTGGTCGGTGCTCTCGGACGTTGCCGGCGACGAACGCCGGACACAGGCGATGGCGTCGCTGGACGCTCATCTCGTGCAGGAAGACGCCGGCCTGATCCGCCTGCTCGATCCACCGTTCGATCGCTCGTCCATGGATCCGGGATACATCAAGGGATACGTGCCGGGCGTGCGCGAGAACGGCGGCCAGTACACCCACGCCGCGGTCTGGGCAGCGATGGCCTTCGCACACATGGGCAAGCACGATCGGGCCTGGGAACTGGCCAGGATGATCAACCCGGGCAGCCATACCGGCGACGCGGAGGCCATCCAGCGTTACAAGATCGAGCCTTACGTGCTCGCCGCGGACGTGTATTCCGTACCGCCGCACGTCGGCCGTGGAGGCTGGAGCTGGTACACGGGCTCGGCGGGCTGGATGTATCGCTTGCTGATCGAGGCGCTGCTTGGCCTCAGTCTTGAGGAAGGGCGGCTACGCATCCGCCCATGTGTCCCGGCCTCGTGGGCGGGCTACAGCCTGCGCTACCGATTTGGCGGATCGACCTATGCGATCGATCTCCGTCCTGCGCGAGACGGGGAGTTGCCGGGTCTGTTGCTCGATGGGGTGTCGGTCGATGGCGACAGCCTGCCACTGCGCGATGAGGGCAAGGAATACATCGTGCACGCCGTGTACCCACGCGGCTAA
- the grrA gene encoding GrrA/OscA1 family cyclophane-containing rSAM-modified RiPP, translating into MSDWNRTRRALAVLLPAGILGASTLLGSAQATVLPASRVASDPADVTLNVADRLAAIREGVASEAEGASPVRGTAYPLLAWMNFGGFGWRNGGWRNGGWRNWGNGWHNWGNGWHNWGNGGWHNFWHNW; encoded by the coding sequence ATGTCCGACTGGAACCGTACCCGCCGAGCCCTCGCCGTGCTGCTTCCCGCGGGCATCCTCGGCGCCTCCACCCTGCTCGGATCGGCGCAGGCGACCGTCCTGCCGGCCTCGCGCGTCGCCTCGGATCCCGCCGACGTCACGCTCAACGTAGCCGATCGCCTTGCTGCCATTCGCGAGGGAGTCGCCAGCGAAGCCGAAGGCGCGAGTCCGGTGCGCGGCACCGCCTATCCGCTTCTCGCCTGGATGAACTTCGGGGGTTTCGGCTGGCGCAATGGCGGCTGGCGGAACGGTGGCTGGCGGAACTGGGGCAACGGTTGGCACAACTGGGGTAACGGCTGGCATAACTGGGGCAATGGCGGCTGGCACAACTTCTGGCACAACTGGTGA
- the alkB gene encoding DNA oxidative demethylase AlkB gives MTADLFADAPATERRNEPLGPGAVVLRAFALDDGARLVEAIHALAAVSPFRHLITPGGHTMSVAMTNCGSVGWVSDRRGYRYDAIDPETGQPWPPMPALFMRLAAEAAAEAGFPGFVPDACLVNRYDTGSRLTMHQDRNEKRDSEPIVSVSLGVPAVFQFGGQGKGVTPLKIPLVHGDVVVWGGPSRMNYHGVMPLKASHHPLTGMLRLNLTFRTAR, from the coding sequence ATGACTGCGGACCTTTTCGCCGATGCCCCTGCCACCGAGCGTCGCAACGAGCCTCTCGGCCCGGGCGCGGTGGTCCTGCGGGCCTTTGCCCTCGACGACGGCGCGCGACTGGTCGAAGCGATCCATGCGCTCGCGGCGGTGTCGCCGTTCCGGCACCTGATCACACCTGGTGGCCACACCATGAGCGTGGCGATGACCAACTGCGGCAGCGTCGGCTGGGTGAGCGACCGGCGCGGTTATCGCTACGACGCGATCGATCCCGAAACCGGCCAGCCCTGGCCGCCGATGCCTGCCTTGTTCATGCGCCTGGCCGCGGAAGCGGCGGCCGAGGCCGGGTTTCCCGGTTTCGTGCCGGACGCGTGCCTGGTCAACCGCTACGACACCGGATCGCGGCTGACCATGCACCAGGACCGCAACGAAAAGCGCGATTCCGAGCCCATCGTGTCCGTGTCCCTGGGTGTGCCCGCCGTGTTCCAGTTCGGCGGGCAGGGTAAGGGTGTCACGCCGCTGAAGATTCCCCTGGTCCATGGCGACGTCGTCGTCTGGGGCGGTCCGTCGCGTATGAACTACCACGGCGTGATGCCGTTGAAAGCGTCGCATCATCCGTTGACCGGCATGCTTCGCCTGAACCTCACCTTCCGTACGGCACGCTAG